From Microbacterium invictum, the proteins below share one genomic window:
- the fusA gene encoding elongation factor G — protein sequence MAQEVLTDLNKVRNIGIMAHIDAGKTTTTERILFYTGVNHKLGETHDGASTTDWMEQEKERGITITSAAVTCFWNNNQINIIDTPGHVDFTVEVERSLRVLDGAVAVFDGKEGVEPQSETVWRQADKYNVPRICFVNKMDKLGADFYFTVDTIVNRLGAKPLVLQLPIGAESDFVGVVDLVEMRALVWEGDSKGDVTMGAKYEVQEIPAGLADKAAEYREKLLETVAESDDALLEKYFGGETLTVAEIKGAIRKLTVASEIYPVLCGSAFKNRGVQPMLDAVVDFLPNPLDVGAIEAHDPKDYDTIIERHPDAKDPFSALAFKVAVHPFFGRLTYIRVYSGHLDSGSAVINSTKGKKERIGKVFQMHANKENPVDGVTAGNIYAVIGLKDTTTGDTLADPSAPVVLESMTFPEPVIEVAIEPKTKADQEKLGVAIQKLAEEDPTFRTELNPETGQTTIKGMGELHLDILVDRMKREFNVEANVGKPQVAYRETIRRAVDRHDYTHKKQTGGSGQFAKIQFAIEPLEVTADKTYEFENKVTGGRIPREYIEPTNQGFQDAMNVGVLAGYPLVGVKATLMDGQSHDVDSSEMAFKIAGSMGFKEAVRKADPAILEPLMSVEVRTPEEYMGDVIGDLNSRRGQIQTMEDAAGVKVVRALVPLSEMFGYIGDLRSKTSGRAVYSMEFDSYAEVPRAVADEIVQKAKGE from the coding sequence GTGGCACAAGAAGTGCTCACCGACCTCAACAAGGTCCGCAACATCGGCATCATGGCGCACATCGATGCCGGCAAGACGACGACGACCGAGCGCATCCTGTTCTACACGGGCGTCAACCACAAGCTGGGCGAGACCCACGACGGCGCCTCGACCACCGACTGGATGGAGCAGGAGAAGGAGCGCGGCATCACGATCACGTCTGCCGCCGTGACCTGCTTCTGGAACAACAACCAGATCAACATCATCGACACCCCCGGACACGTGGACTTCACGGTCGAGGTCGAGCGGTCGCTGCGCGTCCTCGACGGCGCCGTCGCCGTCTTCGACGGCAAGGAGGGCGTCGAGCCCCAGTCCGAGACCGTCTGGCGTCAGGCCGACAAGTACAACGTGCCGCGCATCTGCTTCGTCAACAAGATGGACAAGCTGGGTGCCGACTTCTACTTCACCGTCGACACCATCGTGAACCGCCTGGGCGCCAAGCCCCTGGTGCTGCAGCTGCCGATCGGTGCCGAGAGCGACTTCGTCGGCGTCGTCGACCTGGTCGAGATGCGTGCACTCGTCTGGGAGGGCGACTCCAAGGGTGACGTGACCATGGGCGCCAAGTACGAGGTCCAGGAGATCCCCGCCGGACTCGCCGACAAGGCCGCCGAGTACCGCGAGAAGCTGCTCGAGACCGTTGCCGAGAGCGACGACGCGCTGCTGGAGAAGTACTTCGGTGGCGAGACGCTGACCGTCGCCGAGATCAAGGGCGCGATCCGCAAGCTCACCGTCGCCAGCGAGATCTACCCCGTGCTGTGCGGCTCGGCGTTCAAGAACCGCGGCGTGCAGCCCATGCTGGACGCGGTCGTCGACTTCCTGCCGAACCCCCTCGACGTCGGTGCCATCGAGGCGCACGACCCGAAGGACTACGACACGATCATCGAGCGTCACCCCGACGCCAAGGACCCGTTCTCGGCGCTTGCGTTCAAGGTTGCCGTGCACCCGTTCTTCGGTCGCCTCACGTACATCCGCGTGTACTCCGGTCACCTCGACTCCGGCTCGGCGGTCATCAACTCGACCAAGGGCAAGAAGGAGCGCATCGGGAAGGTCTTCCAGATGCACGCCAACAAGGAGAACCCGGTCGACGGCGTCACCGCCGGCAACATCTACGCCGTCATCGGCCTGAAGGACACCACCACCGGTGACACCCTGGCCGACCCGAGCGCGCCGGTCGTGCTCGAGTCGATGACGTTCCCCGAGCCGGTCATCGAGGTCGCGATCGAGCCGAAGACCAAGGCCGACCAGGAGAAGCTGGGTGTCGCCATCCAGAAGCTCGCCGAAGAGGACCCGACCTTCCGCACCGAGCTGAACCCCGAGACCGGTCAGACGACCATCAAGGGCATGGGCGAGCTGCACCTCGACATTCTCGTTGACCGCATGAAGCGCGAGTTCAACGTCGAGGCCAACGTCGGCAAGCCCCAGGTGGCGTACCGCGAGACGATCCGCCGCGCGGTCGACCGTCACGACTACACGCACAAGAAGCAGACCGGTGGCTCGGGTCAGTTCGCGAAGATCCAGTTCGCGATCGAGCCGCTCGAGGTCACGGCCGACAAGACGTACGAGTTCGAGAACAAGGTCACCGGTGGCCGCATCCCGCGCGAGTACATCGAGCCCACCAACCAGGGCTTCCAGGACGCGATGAACGTCGGCGTGCTGGCGGGCTACCCGCTGGTGGGTGTCAAGGCGACGCTGATGGACGGTCAGTCGCACGACGTCGACTCGTCCGAGATGGCGTTCAAGATCGCCGGCTCCATGGGCTTCAAGGAGGCCGTCCGCAAGGCCGACCCCGCGATCCTCGAGCCGCTCATGAGCGTCGAGGTCCGTACCCCCGAGGAGTACATGGGCGACGTCATCGGCGACCTGAACTCGCGTCGTGGACAGATCCAGACCATGGAGGATGCGGCCGGCGTCAAGGTCGTCCGTGCCCTCGTGCCGCTCTCGGAGATGTTCGGCTACATCGGCGACCTGCGCTCGAAGACCTCGGGTCGTGCGGTCTACTCGATGGAGTTCGACTCGTACGCCGAGGTCCCCCGGGCCGTCGCGGACGAGATCGTCCAGAAGGCCAAGGGCGAGTAA
- the rpsG gene encoding 30S ribosomal protein S7: MPRKGPAPKRPVVNDPVYGAPIVTSLVNKILVDGKKSLAESIVYGALSGVEAKNGQDAVTTLKKALDNVRPTLEVKSRRVGGSTYQVPVEVKPHRANTLALRWLVSYAKGRREKTMTERLQNEILDASNGLGAAVKRREDTHKMAESNRAFAHYRW; this comes from the coding sequence ATGCCTCGTAAGGGTCCCGCCCCCAAGCGCCCCGTCGTCAACGACCCGGTCTACGGTGCTCCGATCGTCACGTCGCTCGTGAACAAGATCCTCGTGGACGGCAAGAAGTCGCTCGCCGAGTCGATCGTCTACGGCGCGCTCAGCGGCGTCGAGGCGAAGAACGGCCAGGACGCCGTCACCACGCTCAAGAAGGCGCTCGACAACGTGCGTCCCACCCTCGAGGTCAAGAGCCGCCGCGTCGGTGGCTCGACCTACCAGGTGCCCGTCGAGGTCAAGCCGCACCGTGCGAACACGCTCGCGCTGCGCTGGCTGGTCTCGTACGCGAAGGGCCGTCGTGAGAAGACGATGACCGAGCGTCTGCAGAACGAGATCCTCGACGCCTCGAACGGCCTCGGTGCCGCGGTCAAGCGCCGTGAAGACACCCACAAGATGGCCGAGTCGAACCGCGCCTTCGCGCACTACCGCTGGTAA
- the rpsL gene encoding 30S ribosomal protein S12, with protein sequence MPTIQQLVRKGRSPKVNKTKAPALKANPQQAGVCTRVYTTTPKKPNSAMRKVARVKLRNGTEVTAYIPGEGHNLQEHSLVLVRGGRVKDLPGVRYKIVRGALDTQAVKNRKQARSRYGAKKG encoded by the coding sequence GTGCCAACTATTCAGCAGTTGGTTCGCAAGGGTCGCTCGCCCAAGGTCAACAAGACCAAGGCGCCGGCGCTCAAGGCGAACCCGCAGCAGGCGGGTGTCTGCACCCGCGTGTACACGACCACGCCCAAGAAGCCGAACTCGGCCATGCGCAAGGTCGCCCGTGTGAAGCTCCGCAACGGCACCGAGGTCACCGCGTACATCCCCGGTGAGGGCCACAACCTGCAGGAGCACTCGCTGGTGCTCGTGCGCGGCGGTCGTGTGAAGGACCTTCCCGGTGTGCGTTACAAGATCGTCCGTGGCGCTCTGGACACCCAGGCCGTCAAGAACCGTAAGCAGGCTCGCAGCCGCTACGGCGCGAAGAAGGGTTGA